The genomic stretch GCTTTAGAAAAAAATCCAGTCATTGATTTAGTAACTACAGGAATGTATTCGATTGGTAGAGAGAATGAAGTACTAGGGAAACGAATTCCGCCAAACTATATGATGAAAAGTAATGGAATTTTGAAAGGATTAACAAATTTACTCCATGCTTCGATGTTGGCTAGAAAAAGTTGGTGTTTAAGAAACCCATATAGAGAAGATAATGCTTTAGCTGAAGATTATGAGCTTTGGTTATCTGCTGCAATTAAAGACGATCTAAAATATGAAGTTATACAAGAACCACTTTATTATTACAGGGAGATTGAGAATGTTAGAATTGAAAAGATGTTAAAAGGGTATAATACCCAGATTGAAGTAATAAATAGATATTTTTTAGGCGTTATTTCTGAAGCTGATAAAAATAAAATCATAAAAAAATTTGAATATAAAAAGATAATAATTAAATTTCTTAATATTTTTAACTTGATGTTTATTCTGCAACGAAGACGAGTTGATAAATTGACCAAAAGTGATTTTGAAAGATATGGTGAAAATTTGAAGAACATTAACTCCATAGGGGCTAGAAGTGAATAGTAAATTAGTTCTAATCGGAAACACATCATCAACCTTACTTGGATTTCGCTCTGACTTAATTAAATGTCTTATTGCAAATGATTATCAGGTTTATGCTTTAGTATGTGAGTATAGTGCTGATGATTTGCAGAAAATAGAAGAAATAGGGGCAATACCAATTACCTATACAATGCGTAGAGGTGGGCTAAATCCATTTTCAGATATTAAGGCACTTTTTGAAATAAAAATGAAGTTAGAGCAGATTAAACCTGATATCGTTTTTTCATACTTCACTAAACCTGTGGTATATGGTTCTCTTGCTGCAAAATTAGCGCATGTCCCTAAAGTTATAGGAATGATTGAAGGGTTGGGTAGCCCTTTTACAGTTCATAAACATGGCCAGAGTTTTAAAGTTAAATTGATTCGGACCATTCAAGTTTGCTTATATAAAATTATTTTCCCATTTTTAGATAGAATTATTTTTCTTAATCCAGATGATCCTATCGACCTTATCAAGAAACATAATATTCGGCATAAGAGTGATGCAATTGAGATGCTTGGGCCGATCGGTCTAAAATTGAGTGACTATCCTCATAAACGGTGGAATGAAGGTCATCAGGTCTCATTTATTTTTATTGCAAGATTACTCGCTGAAAAAGGTATTTTTGAATATATTGAAGCAGCGAAAATTGTTAAAATTAAATATCCACATATCACTTTTAAAGTTATTGGTGGATTAGATGCTGAAAATCCTTATGGTTTAACACAGCAGCAATTAAATGAGGTTATATCATCTGGAATAGTTGATTATCCTGGCTTTGTCACAGATGTTGCTGAACGTATAGCCGATAGTGCTGTTTTTGTTTTGCCATCTTATTACCGCGAAGGTGTGCCGCGCAGCACGCAGGAAGCCATGGCAATCGGTCGTCCTATTATTACAACTGATGTACCAGGTTGTCGTGAAACAGTGATTGATGGGGTCAATGGTTTTTTGGTGCCAAAGTGGGATGCGCAAATCTTGGCAGAAAAAATGTGTTATTTTATAGAGCATCCAGTGCAAGTGAATATCATGGGTTTGGAAAGCTATAAGATGGCGCTAGAGCATTTTGATGTCGAGAAAGTGAATAAAAAACTTTTTTCAATAATGGGTTTAAATGAATCTAATGAAAAGACTGGTTGATATTGTTATCTCTTTAACAGCCCTCCTTCTCTTGTCACCTATATTTCTATATGTGGCATATAAAGTACGTAAGAATTTAGGTTCACCAATCTTCTTTTACCAAGAACGTCCGGGGTTGCATGGTAAAACTTTTAAGATGATGAAGTTTCGTTCGATGAAGAATGCGGTTGATGCGCAGGGGAATCCTTTACCAGACGATCAACGGATTACGCCTTTTGGACAAAAATTACGAGCAACAACTTTAGATGAAATGCCGCAGCTGTTCAATGTGCTGAAAGGCAATATGAGTATTGTTGGTCCTCGACCGCAGTTGCTTGAATTTATGGATCATTATACGCCACACCAAATTCGTCGGCATGAACTGAAACCGGGGATGACTGGACTTGCACAAGTGAGTGGACGTAATAATTTATCCTGGGAAGAAAAATTCGATTTGGATGTGCAATATGTTGATTGTCAGTCGACATTGCTGGATTTTAAGATTATGTTCAAAACCGTGAGTGTGATGTTGAAAAAAGAAGGCATAAATGCACCGGATCAAGCTGTTGGTGCTAGTCGTTTTAATGGAACAGAGACAACAGATTCTAAAATTTCATCTGATTAGCCATAACCCTACAAATAAACTTTTTTAGTGTGAATTATGATCAAGAAAGCAATACTTCCAGTCGCCGGTTTAGGTACACGTTTTTTACCTGCAAGTAAAGCCATCCCCAAAGAAATGGTGACGGTGGTCGACCGACCTGCAATTGAATATGTGGTGAAAGAAGCAGTTGCTGCAGGTATAGAGCAAATTATCTTGGTCACGCATAGTTCTAAAGCATCAATTGAAAACTATTTTGATCGAAACTTTGAACTTGAGACCAGTCTAGAACAAAAGAAAAAATATGACCTTCTAGCTGAAATCACGCAAATTGCGCCAAGTCATGTGAGTATCGTCAGTGTACGTCAGCCACAGCCCTTGGGCTTGGGCCATGCGGTGCTTTGTGCTAAAGATATTGTGGGGCAAGATGACTTTGCAGTGCTATTGCCAGATGTTCTGGTAAAAGCCAGCAAGGCCGAAAATGATTTAAGCAAAATGATCGCGCGTTTTAACCAGACACATGCTGCACAGATTATGGTTGAAGCTGTACCAGAAAATATGGTTGATCAGTATGGGATTGTCGATGTCCTGACCGCACCAGTAGAAGGCGAAAGTGCATTAATGCGCGGGATTGTCGAAAAGCCTGCGATTGGCACGGCACCCTCTAATTTATCTGTGGTGGGGCGTTATGTACTTCCAGCAAAAATTATGCAGCTCTTGGCAGAAACACCGAAAGGTGCTGGTAATGAAATTCAATTGACGGATGCAATTGCCAGTTTGCAGTTACTTGAGCAAGTCGAAGCGTATCGCATGCAAGGGCAAACTTTTGACTGTGGTAGCAAGTTGGGTTATTTAAAAGCAGTATTACATTATGGTGTGGCGCATCCGCAACTTGGTGCAGAATTTAAAGCTTTAATTCGAGAGCTAAAACTATAAAATGAATGTCACGATATTCGGAGACACCCTTCAAGCAAGGGTTTTTGTCGGCTTGTTGGCGGAGCATGGACATCAGGTGTTTTGGTGCCAAAATCCGCAACTCGAAAACCAAGCCAGTGCCTATTATGTACAAGATGAAAGTTTAAATCATCTACTCGAAAAGCAACTGCAAAAAGGTTTTTTGAAGCAGTTAAGCATTCATAAAATTCCGACAGATAGTGATGTTTATATTTTAGGCTTTAGCCCATCTGAATATGATGTTGCAGCACAGATCCTAGAAAATTTGGCTGCAACGCCATTGCCTCATCCCAAACTCATCATCAATGGCTCAACCTTTGGTTTGCACGGTACTGAAAAATTAAAACAAATATTACCGCAAGATCATTGGGCTTATTTGCCTGATGTAGTGCAAGAAGGTAATGCCATTCAAAGTATTTTACAGATTAAACAGATCGTGGTTGGGGTTGATTCAGACGCTTCGGCACAGATGATTCGTGAATTACTGCGCCCTATTTTTTATGCTGCACATCAATATTTATTTATGCCGATTTTAGATGCTGAATTTACCAAATTGAGTATTTCGGGCATGTTGGCAACGCGGATCAGTTATATGAACGATCTGGCTTTGGTGGCAGAAAAACTGGGTATTGATATTTTAAATGTACGGCAGGGTTTGGCTGCAGATAGCCGTATCGGTGCGACGTATTTATCGCCAGGTGCTGGATTTGGCGGAGAAAATTTTTCGCACGATATTTTGACCTTGTCGAGTACCGTTTCTGAAACGGGTATGAGCAGTCGCTTATTAACCCAAGTGTATGACATTAATGAGCAGCAAAAAGAAATCTTATTTCGAAAGTTGTGGAATTATTATCAGGGTAACTTAAAGCACAAAATCATTGCGATTTGGGGTGCATCATTTAAAGAAAATACCTCAAGTATTCAAAATGCGCCGATTCACGTCATGCTTGAAGCTTTATGGGCACAAGGCGCAATTGTAAAATTGCATGATCCAGAGGCTTTACATGAAATTTATGCACGCTATGGGGCGCGTCGAGATTTGATTTTATGTGAAGAGCAGTATCAAGCGACCCAAGATGCTGATGCATTGTGCTTGATGACGGCTTGGAAGCAATATTACAGTCCTGATTTTAAACAGTTAAAGCAATTGATGCAGCATCCTTATGTGTTGGATGGTCGTAATATTTACGATCCTGCCTATGTAAAAGCACAAGGTTTTGCTTATGCAGGAGTCGGTCGCGCATGAATCAGCCATTATCTGCATTGCCTGAACTTGAGCCAGTCTCTGATTTTGAATTAACAAAACTGGCTGCCGAATATCATAAGCTTCATTTAAATCAATTATTTGAGCAAGATAAACAGCGTTTTGATCAATATGCCGTACAGCTCGATACAATTGTTTATGACTTTAGCAAACAAAGAATTGCAAAAGATGTGCTTGCTGCGCTTATAGATTTTGCGGAACAGAAGAAACTCGCAACCTGGATAAAAACACTTTTCTCTGAGCAGAAAATTAATTGCTCGGAACAGCGCGCTGCGATGCATTGGGCATTACGCTTACCGAAGCCAGTGGACGATGCCGTGTCGATTGCACAGCAAGTGCATGTGCAGCTTGATCGGATGTATGCTTTGGTGGAAAAAATCCACGCTGGACAATATCGTGGTGCGACCGGTGAAGTGATTCGTGATGTGGTGAATATTGGCGTCGGGGGGTCAGACCTTGGACCCTTGATGGTTAGTCATGCCTTATCTGATTTTAAGACCATGACCGCCAAGCCGCTAGATGTACATTTTGTGTCAACGATTGATGGTAGCCAACTTTCCGATTTATTACATAAATTTAGACCAGAAACGACGTTGTTTATTATTTCGTCTAAGTCTTTTGGTACCATTGATACACTCTCCAATGCACAAACTGCACGGCATTGGCTAGAAAAATCTTTGGGGCAGTCTGCGACTGTATTGAAGTGCCATTTTGTCGCAGTGTCTACCAAACCTGAAAAAATGACGGAATGGGGGATTGCTGCCGAAAACCAATTCCTGCTTTGGGATTGGGTCGGTGGCCGTTATTCTTTATGGTCTTGTATTGGTTTGCCGATTGCGCTGACCATTGGTGTAGATGGATTTAAGCAGTTTCTTGCTGGTGCGCATCAGATTGATCAGCATATTCAGCAAGCACCGTTTGAGCAAAATATTCCTGTATTGATGGGACTATTGGGGATTTGGAACAATAACTTCCTCAATATGCAGACCCATGCAGTGTTGCCTTATGATGGGCGCTTAAAATATTTTGCGGCTTATTTGCAACAATTGGAAATGGAGTCGAATGGTAAGTCGATTCAACGAGATGGCAATAAAACCACATGGAATACATGCCCGATTGTCTGGGGGGAAGTGGGGCCAAATGCGCAACATGCATTTTATCAGTTGCTGCATCAGGGAACTCATTCTGTCAGCTGTGATTTTATTGCGCCAGTGCAGCGTTATAATGCCAATCAGTTTACCTATGCAGAAAGTGCGGAAACATTGATTGAACAGCATCACTTGGCATTGTCTAATTGTTTAGCGCAATCACGCTTATTGGCTTTCGGTAATCAGGCGCTCAAACCAGAAGAACTTAAAGACCTACCTATCTATAAGCAATATAAAGGCAATCAGCCGAGCAGTACCATGCTGTTGTCTGAATTGAATCCGCAGAGTTTAGGCATGTTGGTTGCACTCTATGAACATAAAGTTTTTGTGCAGTCGGTCATTTGGCATATCAATCCATTTGATCAGTGGGGCGTTGAAAAAGGTAAAGAAATTGCCAATCAACTGCTGCCTATTTTAAATGGCACACAACAAGATCTTTCCCAGTTAGATGCTTCCACGCAGGGCTTAATTCGAATTTTGT from Acinetobacter pullicarnis encodes the following:
- a CDS encoding sugar transferase, with amino-acid sequence MKRLVDIVISLTALLLLSPIFLYVAYKVRKNLGSPIFFYQERPGLHGKTFKMMKFRSMKNAVDAQGNPLPDDQRITPFGQKLRATTLDEMPQLFNVLKGNMSIVGPRPQLLEFMDHYTPHQIRRHELKPGMTGLAQVSGRNNLSWEEKFDLDVQYVDCQSTLLDFKIMFKTVSVMLKKEGINAPDQAVGASRFNGTETTDSKISSD
- the galU gene encoding UTP--glucose-1-phosphate uridylyltransferase GalU, whose amino-acid sequence is MIKKAILPVAGLGTRFLPASKAIPKEMVTVVDRPAIEYVVKEAVAAGIEQIILVTHSSKASIENYFDRNFELETSLEQKKKYDLLAEITQIAPSHVSIVSVRQPQPLGLGHAVLCAKDIVGQDDFAVLLPDVLVKASKAENDLSKMIARFNQTHAAQIMVEAVPENMVDQYGIVDVLTAPVEGESALMRGIVEKPAIGTAPSNLSVVGRYVLPAKIMQLLAETPKGAGNEIQLTDAIASLQLLEQVEAYRMQGQTFDCGSKLGYLKAVLHYGVAHPQLGAEFKALIRELKL
- the pgi gene encoding glucose-6-phosphate isomerase, with the protein product MNQPLSALPELEPVSDFELTKLAAEYHKLHLNQLFEQDKQRFDQYAVQLDTIVYDFSKQRIAKDVLAALIDFAEQKKLATWIKTLFSEQKINCSEQRAAMHWALRLPKPVDDAVSIAQQVHVQLDRMYALVEKIHAGQYRGATGEVIRDVVNIGVGGSDLGPLMVSHALSDFKTMTAKPLDVHFVSTIDGSQLSDLLHKFRPETTLFIISSKSFGTIDTLSNAQTARHWLEKSLGQSATVLKCHFVAVSTKPEKMTEWGIAAENQFLLWDWVGGRYSLWSCIGLPIALTIGVDGFKQFLAGAHQIDQHIQQAPFEQNIPVLMGLLGIWNNNFLNMQTHAVLPYDGRLKYFAAYLQQLEMESNGKSIQRDGNKTTWNTCPIVWGEVGPNAQHAFYQLLHQGTHSVSCDFIAPVQRYNANQFTYAESAETLIEQHHLALSNCLAQSRLLAFGNQALKPEELKDLPIYKQYKGNQPSSTMLLSELNPQSLGMLVALYEHKVFVQSVIWHINPFDQWGVEKGKEIANQLLPILNGTQQDLSQLDASTQGLIRILLGKAIDS
- a CDS encoding glycosyltransferase family 4 protein, whose product is MNSKLVLIGNTSSTLLGFRSDLIKCLIANDYQVYALVCEYSADDLQKIEEIGAIPITYTMRRGGLNPFSDIKALFEIKMKLEQIKPDIVFSYFTKPVVYGSLAAKLAHVPKVIGMIEGLGSPFTVHKHGQSFKVKLIRTIQVCLYKIIFPFLDRIIFLNPDDPIDLIKKHNIRHKSDAIEMLGPIGLKLSDYPHKRWNEGHQVSFIFIARLLAEKGIFEYIEAAKIVKIKYPHITFKVIGGLDAENPYGLTQQQLNEVISSGIVDYPGFVTDVAERIADSAVFVLPSYYREGVPRSTQEAMAIGRPIITTDVPGCRETVIDGVNGFLVPKWDAQILAEKMCYFIEHPVQVNIMGLESYKMALEHFDVEKVNKKLFSIMGLNESNEKTG
- a CDS encoding nucleotide sugar dehydrogenase, with the protein product MNVTIFGDTLQARVFVGLLAEHGHQVFWCQNPQLENQASAYYVQDESLNHLLEKQLQKGFLKQLSIHKIPTDSDVYILGFSPSEYDVAAQILENLAATPLPHPKLIINGSTFGLHGTEKLKQILPQDHWAYLPDVVQEGNAIQSILQIKQIVVGVDSDASAQMIRELLRPIFYAAHQYLFMPILDAEFTKLSISGMLATRISYMNDLALVAEKLGIDILNVRQGLAADSRIGATYLSPGAGFGGENFSHDILTLSSTVSETGMSSRLLTQVYDINEQQKEILFRKLWNYYQGNLKHKIIAIWGASFKENTSSIQNAPIHVMLEALWAQGAIVKLHDPEALHEIYARYGARRDLILCEEQYQATQDADALCLMTAWKQYYSPDFKQLKQLMQHPYVLDGRNIYDPAYVKAQGFAYAGVGRA
- a CDS encoding glycosyltransferase family 2 protein — translated: MNTSSYISIGIPFYNAEDYLFDAIQSVLAQTHQNWELILIDDGSKDKSLEIAESFKDPRIIVVSDGLNKKLPFRLNQIINLAKYDFIARMDADDLMDIDRLAKQLKALEKNPVIDLVTTGMYSIGRENEVLGKRIPPNYMMKSNGILKGLTNLLHASMLARKSWCLRNPYREDNALAEDYELWLSAAIKDDLKYEVIQEPLYYYREIENVRIEKMLKGYNTQIEVINRYFLGVISEADKNKIIKKFEYKKIIIKFLNIFNLMFILQRRRVDKLTKSDFERYGENLKNINSIGARSE